The segment TACAAGACAGTCTTTAGACTGTTAACACCAAATCATATTCTGTCTTTTCACAGATCCGAAAAAATGGTGAGAAAAAGTAAAGGTCGTCAAAAAATAGAGATGGTGAAAATGAAAAACGAAAACAATCTTCAGGTTACTTTCTCAAAAAGAAGATCTGGTCTTTTCAAAAAAGCTAGTGAGCTTTGCACACTTTGTGGTGCTGAAATCGTTGTTATTGTATTTTCTCCTGgtaaaaaagttttttcttttggtcatcCAAATGTTGACTGTGTAATTGATCGCTTCGTAAACATTAATCCACCACATCCTCGTGAACACACCGACATGCAACTTAGCGAAGCCCATCGAAATGCAATTGTGCGAGATCTCAACAATCATCTCACTCAAGTAAGTTTTACATTACcacttatttattttaattagaagatattttaaatttaaaaactataggTATGGAAGATCAATTAATTTACTGGATTATACTATGTTGATTTGTTAGAGTATTTTACAATGTctataatactttctatttaACTATTAAGATATTAACAacaattggaaaataaaatttccatCGGTCTTCTGGGATAATAGTCATGATTTCTCTTCTTTAGAATTATTGTCTATtcagattttaaaatgttttcaaatacatcttatttttacaaatttatcatAAGTTTAAAAGGATTATATATGGCCAAGTGCTTATAAAACCGTGAATGAAAGTAATAtagatatatgtatttttatttattataaggATTTAGTAGATagctttcaattttttttgttaaagtacATTTTAATGATGTGgatttaattaaatgatatgAAAAACAGGTAACAGAAGAATTCGAAATTGAGAAAAAGAGGAATGAAGagttaaagaaaaagagaaaaaatagaagaatgCCTGAGAATTGGTGGGAAGAACCTATAGAAAAATTAACCTTAAGCCAGCTTACTGAAttcaaatgtggtttgaaaaatTTGAGAAAGACAGTGACTGCTGAAGCCTCCAAGAATCTTCAAGCAATTGTTCCGCGTCATACCTTCTATGCTGGAAGTTCAAATAATGCTGCTTTTGGGATCTGTGATGATAAAGGTAATACCCACACTGATTTAGATGTGTATAATCATCAAAGAATGGTGGCAGCGAATACATTCGCTTGCAATCATCACAACGTGATTGTTCCTCATCATATTACAACACCATTTGGGAACAGTATAACTGAAGGGTTCGCTCCAGAATACAATCAAAACCAGAACCAGTTATGTTTTAAGCAAGAACACATTTCTGAGTGTGACCA is part of the Raphanus sativus cultivar WK10039 chromosome 5, ASM80110v3, whole genome shotgun sequence genome and harbors:
- the LOC108836291 gene encoding agamous-like MADS-box protein AGL62 — encoded protein: MVRKSKGRQKIEMVKMKNENNLQVTFSKRRSGLFKKASELCTLCGAEIVVIVFSPGKKVFSFGHPNVDCVIDRFVNINPPHPREHTDMQLSEAHRNAIVRDLNNHLTQVTEEFEIEKKRNEELKKKRKNRRMPENWWEEPIEKLTLSQLTEFKCGLKNLRKTVTAEASKNLQAIVPRHTFYAGSSNNAAFGICDDKGNTHTDLDVYNHQRMVAANTFACNHHNVIVPHHITTPFGNSITEGFAPEYNQNQNQLCFKQEHISECDHHSNHPPRFGHGYY